One genomic region from Candidatus Nitrosopumilus koreensis AR1 encodes:
- the ilvA gene encoding threonine ammonia-lyase, producing the protein MNPTFEEIQKANSMRGDKIKKTPLIHSPTFSDITESEVYLKAEFRQKTGSFKIRGAYYKIKSLSEDEKKHGVVAASAGNHAQGVAFASSLEGIPCTIVMPKNASPAKVAATKGYGANVVLEGINYDESSAKAKEIAKETGATMIHAFDDPQIIAAQGVIGLEILEDLPDVDEVYIPIGGGGLAAGILIAIKEKNPNVRVVGVQSRSFPSMYESVKQGAITASGGARTIADGISVKIPGQLTFNIIKELIDEVVLVDDAEITKTMFLLMERMKFVVEPAGAASLAYLISKKPAPGKKVVTVLAGGNVDMYLLGQIVDKGLAAMGRLLKISILLPDRPGAFKEIVDEITLANANIVEVVHDRLSSNVSAGSASVTMNLETQGKEQADALIEVLRKKNVQFTLLT; encoded by the coding sequence ATGAATCCAACATTTGAGGAAATACAAAAAGCAAATTCTATGCGAGGAGATAAAATAAAAAAGACTCCGTTAATCCATTCGCCTACTTTTAGTGATATTACAGAATCTGAGGTTTATCTCAAAGCAGAATTTAGACAAAAAACTGGATCGTTTAAAATCCGTGGTGCATATTACAAAATAAAATCATTATCTGAAGATGAAAAAAAACATGGTGTAGTTGCTGCATCTGCAGGAAATCATGCACAGGGTGTCGCATTTGCATCCTCCCTTGAAGGCATACCATGTACAATTGTCATGCCAAAGAATGCATCTCCTGCAAAGGTAGCAGCAACAAAAGGCTATGGCGCAAATGTGGTTTTAGAGGGGATCAACTATGATGAATCATCTGCCAAGGCAAAAGAAATTGCCAAGGAAACAGGTGCTACAATGATACACGCATTTGATGATCCTCAAATCATTGCAGCGCAAGGTGTTATCGGATTAGAAATACTAGAGGACTTGCCAGACGTTGATGAAGTTTATATTCCAATAGGTGGAGGAGGGTTGGCGGCAGGGATCCTAATTGCAATCAAAGAAAAAAATCCAAACGTACGAGTGGTTGGAGTGCAATCAAGATCATTTCCGTCAATGTATGAATCAGTTAAACAAGGTGCAATAACTGCAAGTGGCGGTGCAAGAACAATTGCAGATGGCATATCTGTAAAAATTCCCGGCCAACTTACATTTAACATAATTAAAGAATTGATTGACGAAGTTGTTCTTGTAGACGATGCTGAAATTACAAAAACAATGTTTCTGTTAATGGAGAGAATGAAATTTGTAGTGGAACCTGCAGGAGCTGCAAGTCTTGCATATCTGATTTCAAAAAAACCAGCGCCAGGTAAAAAAGTAGTTACAGTGTTAGCTGGAGGAAATGTAGACATGTATCTTTTAGGACAGATTGTAGATAAAGGGTTAGCAGCTATGGGTAGATTGTTAAAAATATCAATTTTGTTGCCTGACAGGCCAGGAGCATTCAAAGAAATTGTTGATGAAATCACTCTTGCCAATGCAAACATCGTTGAGGTTGTTCATGATAGACTGAGCTCAAATGTCAGTGCAGGTTCAGCCTCAGTTACTATGAATCTGGAAACTCAGGGAAAAGAACAAGCAGATGCATTAATCGAAGTATTACGAAAGAAGAACGTTCAGTTTACGTTATTGACTTGA
- a CDS encoding adenylate/guanylate cyclase domain-containing protein, with product MTEENTVKESDNVKEKSSSDQKNELVDMLLSSASEKTLDSESMILETQKRVWGALKKGYQYLGVVNESDKFLRKNVFSKLDLVVIYVDLVGSTTMTLEMPEEKIAIIISSFAQEMAAVIRQHEGYVLKFVGDAVIGYFDAQSNGLLASDNAVNCAKSMISVIQKGINPILNQYDYPDLMVKIGVDFGQNIVVRYGADENQSQVDIIGPAMNIAAKIQNMAKPNQILIGNDVYKRLHPNSQREFAEVVWKKDEWRYRSRITGELYKVYEFKG from the coding sequence ATGACAGAAGAAAACACGGTAAAAGAATCTGACAATGTGAAAGAAAAATCAAGTTCCGACCAAAAAAATGAATTGGTAGATATGTTGCTAAGTTCTGCATCTGAAAAAACATTGGATTCAGAATCTATGATTTTAGAAACTCAAAAACGAGTTTGGGGTGCGTTGAAAAAAGGCTACCAATACTTGGGCGTTGTCAATGAATCAGACAAATTTTTGAGGAAAAATGTATTTTCTAAATTGGATCTTGTTGTAATCTATGTTGATTTGGTAGGTTCAACAACCATGACACTGGAAATGCCTGAAGAGAAAATTGCAATCATAATTAGCTCTTTTGCACAAGAGATGGCAGCAGTGATACGACAGCATGAAGGATATGTCTTAAAATTTGTAGGAGACGCAGTTATAGGATATTTTGATGCACAAAGTAATGGGTTACTTGCATCAGATAATGCAGTTAATTGTGCAAAATCTATGATTTCAGTAATCCAAAAAGGAATTAATCCAATTCTTAATCAGTATGATTACCCTGACCTGATGGTAAAAATTGGTGTTGATTTTGGACAAAATATTGTAGTAAGATATGGTGCTGATGAAAACCAGTCACAGGTAGACATAATTGGTCCTGCCATGAATATTGCGGCTAAAATTCAAAACATGGCAAAGCCTAATCAGATTTTAATTGGAAATGATGTATACAAAAGATTGCATCCTAACTCTCAAAGAGAATTTGCTGAAGTGGTGTGGAAAAAAGATGAATGGCGATATCGTTCCAGAATTACTGGAGAACTTTACAAAGTTTATGAATTCAAAGGATAA
- a CDS encoding VOC family protein, with protein sequence MNIKKVGNVILAVKDLDKSVQFYNEVIGLPIKNQRRTWVDLGTSGALLSLHPASITEKHGNALESGITIGFLVGDVKSAVEELRGKGVKIHREIVEKDAGKNAVISDPDDYLISLFEPSFSDKAEQTGGYHGFTPA encoded by the coding sequence GTGAATATTAAAAAAGTCGGAAATGTCATTCTGGCTGTAAAAGACCTAGACAAATCAGTTCAGTTCTACAATGAGGTTATTGGACTGCCAATAAAAAATCAAAGAAGAACATGGGTAGATTTGGGCACTTCAGGAGCTTTGTTGAGCTTGCACCCTGCTTCAATAACTGAAAAACATGGAAATGCTCTTGAGAGTGGCATTACAATTGGTTTTTTGGTCGGAGATGTAAAATCTGCAGTTGAGGAATTGAGAGGAAAAGGAGTAAAAATTCATCGCGAGATAGTTGAAAAAGATGCAGGAAAAAATGCGGTAATTTCAGATCCTGATGATTATTTGATTTCCTTGTTTGAACCAAGTTTCTCAGATAAAGCGGAACAAACTGGTGGATATCACGGATTCACACCTGCTTAG
- a CDS encoding Lrp/AsnC ligand binding domain-containing protein, whose translation MVRAIILVKSPKKLIAARLRKVDSVTDSFPTSGQFDAVAIIDVEQLVQIKEVANRIQKINGVERTETMVEVQ comes from the coding sequence ATGGTAAGAGCAATAATTTTGGTAAAATCTCCAAAAAAATTAATCGCTGCACGATTACGCAAGGTTGATTCCGTTACAGATTCATTTCCAACTAGCGGTCAGTTTGATGCAGTAGCCATAATTGATGTTGAACAACTAGTTCAAATTAAAGAGGTCGCAAACCGAATCCAAAAAATTAATGGTGTAGAGCGAACAGAAACCATGGTGGAAGTTCAATGA
- a CDS encoding tetratricopeptide repeat protein, translating to MKNLLVIFFCVFVFFSSYYCESFGQVDTSINFENALMLYKEKKYEGSLSEIDKILEKYPDNIEALNSKGTILLAQGKYVNALQNFEKAATIDPSNLESINGIGKAYFHLNRYDAAMNFFGHVLQIDRRNFDALIGSGNVLSKLEQFDDSILFFNIVLEKDPRNVDALIGKGTALLNTNQHKLALSIYDKILEIDLSNTDALNGKGKIFFELDEYEKSRIAFTAVLESEPENIEALLGLSELNLHEHKNIKSQQMYEKILSIDPDNIEALIGKASVLVELGKFDEALEYFDEALEVDPDNPDALNGKDLVLGDKVEDSLDLILLITIIGSITSVVSFFVVLIKIRENAELKSKLIMSNEQIEDLVDKMMRNMAKNQK from the coding sequence ATGAAGAATTTGTTAGTTATTTTCTTTTGTGTGTTTGTATTTTTTTCAAGTTATTACTGTGAATCTTTTGGACAAGTTGATACTAGTATAAATTTTGAAAATGCTTTGATGCTTTATAAAGAAAAAAAATATGAAGGTTCCCTATCAGAAATTGACAAGATTTTAGAAAAGTATCCAGACAACATCGAGGCATTAAACAGTAAAGGAACCATTCTTTTAGCTCAAGGAAAATATGTCAATGCGTTACAAAATTTTGAAAAAGCTGCAACTATTGATCCTAGTAACTTAGAATCAATTAATGGTATTGGAAAAGCATATTTTCATTTAAACAGGTATGATGCTGCTATGAATTTTTTTGGACATGTATTACAAATTGATAGAAGAAATTTTGATGCGTTAATTGGAAGTGGAAATGTTTTGTCAAAGTTAGAACAATTTGATGATTCCATACTGTTTTTCAACATAGTATTGGAAAAAGATCCACGTAATGTAGATGCTTTGATAGGAAAAGGCACTGCATTATTGAATACAAATCAACATAAATTAGCATTAAGCATATATGATAAAATTTTGGAGATTGATTTGAGTAATACAGATGCATTAAATGGTAAAGGGAAAATTTTCTTTGAATTAGATGAATATGAGAAATCAAGAATTGCATTTACAGCAGTGTTAGAATCAGAACCAGAAAACATTGAAGCATTGTTGGGATTATCTGAATTGAATCTTCATGAACACAAAAATATCAAATCCCAACAAATGTATGAAAAAATACTTTCTATAGATCCGGATAACATCGAAGCCTTAATTGGCAAAGCGTCTGTTCTAGTTGAACTTGGAAAATTTGATGAGGCCTTAGAATATTTTGATGAGGCCTTAGAAGTGGACCCTGATAATCCAGATGCACTAAACGGAAAAGATTTGGTTTTAGGAGATAAAGTAGAGGATTCGCTTGATTTGATACTTTTGATCACAATCATTGGAAGTATAACCTCGGTAGTTTCATTTTTTGTTGTGCTTATTAAAATCCGAGAAAATGCAGAATTAAAATCAAAACTCATCATGTCAAACGAACAGATTGAAGATTTAGTAGATAAGATGATGAGAAATATGGCAAAAAATCAAAAATAG
- a CDS encoding cob(I)yrinic acid a,c-diamide adenosyltransferase, with product MKIYTKTGDDGNTGLQGNLRISKSHPRIFAYGAVDEANASLGVVLANPLDNDISSVLIKIQNDLFVVGSDLSNPNLNDVKNRVTLGMIQELEQHIDKFESELEPLTNFILPGGVLSASQLHFTRTVVRRAETLTVQLAEKDEINSNCIIYLNRLSDLFFVIGRLINKRNGRDDVLWKT from the coding sequence GTGAAAATATACACCAAGACAGGAGATGATGGAAATACTGGGTTACAGGGAAATCTTCGCATTTCAAAATCTCACCCAAGAATATTTGCGTATGGCGCAGTTGATGAAGCAAATGCTTCCTTAGGTGTTGTGTTGGCAAACCCGTTAGATAATGACATTTCTAGTGTTCTTATCAAAATACAAAATGATTTGTTTGTGGTGGGCTCTGATCTATCTAACCCAAACCTCAATGATGTAAAAAATAGAGTAACATTAGGGATGATTCAAGAATTAGAACAACATATTGACAAATTTGAATCAGAGTTAGAACCATTAACTAATTTCATATTGCCAGGAGGTGTACTTTCAGCATCACAACTACATTTTACTCGAACAGTTGTGCGTAGAGCAGAAACATTGACTGTGCAACTTGCTGAAAAAGACGAAATCAATTCAAACTGCATAATTTACCTTAATCGTTTATCTGATCTGTTTTTTGTGATTGGTCGTTTAATCAATAAACGAAATGGTAGAGATGATGTTCTTTGGAAAACCTAA
- a CDS encoding HD domain-containing protein has protein sequence MVEDFFKNAANLKNIPRQGWIDKLSIDNPESVADHTFSMAMIGMVISDLENLNSEKILKMILIHDLSESIIGDIIPEKMDVKEKQELENNAFGKIMEKLPEPLITEYGKIWKEYQENSSPESKIVHQIDKLEMALQAKIYQEQGYSQEKLKVFLKSAKKSITHPKLKELFTKIITEN, from the coding sequence ATGGTAGAAGATTTTTTTAAAAATGCTGCAAATCTAAAAAATATCCCACGTCAAGGATGGATTGACAAACTTTCTATAGATAATCCCGAATCAGTTGCTGATCATACTTTTTCTATGGCAATGATTGGAATGGTAATTTCAGATTTAGAAAATCTGAATTCAGAAAAAATCTTGAAAATGATTTTGATACATGATTTATCTGAATCCATAATAGGAGACATAATTCCAGAAAAAATGGATGTAAAAGAAAAACAAGAATTAGAAAACAATGCATTTGGCAAAATCATGGAAAAACTTCCAGAACCCCTGATAACAGAATATGGCAAAATATGGAAAGAGTATCAAGAAAATTCCTCTCCTGAAAGCAAGATAGTCCATCAAATTGACAAATTAGAGATGGCACTTCAAGCAAAAATTTACCAAGAACAAGGTTATTCTCAAGAAAAACTAAAAGTTTTTTTAAAATCTGCAAAAAAAAGCATTACGCATCCAAAATTAAAAGAATTATTTACAAAGATTATCACTGAAAATTAA
- a CDS encoding TIGR00300 family protein produces MSKFSQEIEVSGHLIDSLILTKIFDKIMDLQGEFQVQEINIGKRKKDQSYAKLLVKGKNQKHLDEILQTIYREGAVSKVQKEITLKKSPKNYVMPDNFYSTTNNHTQVFHKGKWIQVENMMMDKCIVVKGNRAFCVPVRDVKKGDQIIVGEGGIKINPPERPREGSNVFQFMGSSSSSERPTQHIAKKVAEDIYNTKKNGGKIVIVGGPAIVHTGASDAVSELIRLGYIDGVLAGNALAVHDIEYATLGTSLGMNVHDATLAYHGHRNHMDAINSVFKAGSIANMVKTKKLTKGIMYECVKNNVPFVLAGSIRDDGPLPDVITDVAQAQREYKKVLKDAKMVIMISTMLHSIATGNMLPANVKVIVVDINQPTVTKLMDRGTWQALGIVSDVGAFLPMVAQQIRKKK; encoded by the coding sequence ATGAGTAAATTTTCTCAAGAGATCGAAGTCAGTGGCCATCTAATTGACTCTTTGATTTTGACTAAAATATTTGATAAAATTATGGATTTACAAGGAGAGTTTCAAGTCCAAGAAATAAACATTGGTAAAAGAAAAAAAGATCAGTCATATGCTAAATTATTAGTCAAAGGGAAAAATCAAAAACACCTAGATGAAATTTTACAAACAATTTACAGGGAAGGTGCAGTATCTAAAGTTCAAAAAGAAATCACACTAAAAAAATCACCAAAAAATTATGTAATGCCAGACAATTTTTACAGTACCACCAACAATCACACCCAAGTATTTCATAAAGGAAAATGGATTCAGGTAGAAAACATGATGATGGACAAATGTATTGTTGTAAAAGGAAACCGAGCATTTTGTGTTCCTGTAAGAGATGTCAAAAAAGGTGATCAAATTATTGTTGGGGAAGGAGGTATCAAAATCAATCCACCTGAAAGACCAAGAGAGGGTTCTAATGTATTTCAATTTATGGGCAGTTCAAGCTCTAGTGAAAGACCAACACAACATATTGCAAAAAAAGTTGCAGAGGACATTTACAATACAAAAAAGAACGGCGGTAAAATTGTGATTGTAGGGGGTCCTGCAATAGTCCACACAGGAGCATCAGATGCAGTATCAGAATTAATCAGATTAGGATACATTGACGGAGTGCTAGCAGGTAATGCTTTAGCTGTTCACGACATAGAGTATGCCACCCTAGGAACATCATTAGGGATGAATGTTCATGATGCAACTCTAGCATATCATGGCCATAGAAATCACATGGATGCAATCAATTCTGTTTTCAAAGCAGGTTCTATTGCAAATATGGTAAAAACAAAAAAACTCACCAAAGGAATAATGTATGAATGTGTAAAGAATAATGTTCCATTTGTACTTGCAGGCTCTATCAGAGATGATGGGCCATTACCAGATGTAATTACGGATGTTGCACAAGCTCAAAGAGAATACAAAAAAGTTCTAAAAGATGCAAAAATGGTCATAATGATTTCAACAATGCTTCATTCCATTGCAACAGGAAACATGCTTCCTGCAAATGTCAAAGTAATTGTAGTTGACATTAACCAACCAACAGTAACAAAACTTATGGATAGAGGAACGTGGCAAGCATTAGGTATTGTTTCAGATGTGGGTGCATTTCTACCCATGGTTGCACAGCAAATTAGAAAAAAGAAATAG
- a CDS encoding RAD55 family ATPase, whose amino-acid sequence MSSTYAKVKTGISGLDSIVSGGLKQGRSVVVSGPPGSGKTTFGLQFLHGGAKDFDEPGVYISLAQNIDEIKNDSKAHGWDFEDLVSKDKILMIDARPFQITDHSIGKDDSLYRGEQIPFEHLTKLILSSIKRIEAKRVVIDSITILEMQYSDEFNKRQGLQGLVQALESYGVTSILLSESVNDDHIPPEWFVSSGVIQLRHSRHHDTMERSIQVTKLRGIAHSEQIHPIELGDDGIKVMHPRLMP is encoded by the coding sequence ATGAGCTCAACATATGCCAAGGTAAAAACAGGAATTTCTGGATTAGACTCTATCGTGTCTGGAGGATTAAAACAAGGTCGTTCTGTTGTTGTGTCTGGCCCTCCGGGTTCAGGTAAGACCACATTTGGATTACAATTCTTACATGGAGGTGCCAAAGATTTTGATGAACCTGGTGTGTACATCAGTCTTGCCCAAAATATTGATGAAATAAAAAATGACTCCAAGGCTCACGGGTGGGATTTTGAGGACTTGGTATCAAAAGACAAAATTTTGATGATTGACGCAAGACCTTTTCAAATAACTGATCACTCTATCGGGAAGGATGATTCGTTGTATAGGGGCGAACAAATACCATTTGAGCACTTGACAAAATTAATTCTTAGTAGCATTAAAAGAATAGAAGCAAAACGTGTTGTGATTGATTCTATTACCATTTTGGAAATGCAATACTCTGATGAATTCAACAAAAGACAAGGATTGCAAGGATTAGTTCAAGCACTTGAAAGTTATGGTGTCACATCAATTCTACTATCTGAATCCGTAAATGATGATCACATCCCTCCTGAATGGTTTGTATCTTCAGGTGTGATACAACTACGTCATTCTAGACATCATGATACCATGGAAAGATCAATTCAAGTAACAAAACTAAGAGGAATTGCACACAGTGAGCAGATTCACCCTATTGAATTGGGGGATGATGGAATAAAAGTAATGCATCCAAGATTGATGCCTTGA
- a CDS encoding TrmB family transcriptional regulator: MKEQAISIFDAESGSSLGEYKSSLDQVQQQLSKYGLTGNQSKVYIYLGKYGAKTAPEVCKALKLPRTETYHLLSALQNKGIVSATFQHPIQFTALPLDKAIWILVNSEKERVKSLEKMEGELSEIWKNIPTFDSEPENEEEKFQMLKGTNQIYSKITSMTDGYTDELLLLGSEKDLLKLYHADFIEPFEKSKQKFRILSSCSDKTLYIFDELERKNIKSINKDIKDNLCFILKDNSELLFFTKNANNSNEPFAMWTDSPALVYSMKLLFESMWNTSKNIHL, translated from the coding sequence ATGAAAGAACAAGCAATATCCATATTTGATGCTGAGTCTGGATCCTCTCTAGGAGAGTACAAATCATCCTTAGATCAAGTTCAACAACAACTATCAAAATATGGCCTTACTGGAAATCAATCCAAAGTTTACATTTATCTAGGTAAATATGGCGCAAAGACAGCTCCTGAAGTTTGCAAGGCATTAAAACTACCTAGAACCGAAACATATCATCTATTATCTGCGTTACAAAACAAGGGCATTGTTTCTGCAACATTCCAACACCCAATACAATTTACTGCATTACCTTTAGACAAGGCAATATGGATTTTAGTAAATTCTGAAAAAGAACGTGTAAAATCCCTTGAAAAAATGGAAGGTGAATTATCTGAAATTTGGAAAAATATTCCAACGTTTGATTCTGAACCTGAAAATGAGGAAGAGAAATTCCAAATGCTAAAAGGAACAAATCAAATCTACTCAAAAATTACCAGTATGACTGATGGCTATACCGATGAATTGTTGTTACTTGGAAGTGAAAAAGATCTCTTAAAATTATATCATGCTGACTTTATAGAACCATTTGAAAAATCAAAACAGAAATTTAGAATACTTAGTTCTTGTAGTGATAAAACATTATACATCTTTGATGAACTAGAGAGGAAAAATATTAAATCAATAAACAAAGATATCAAAGATAATTTGTGTTTCATACTAAAAGATAATTCAGAATTGTTGTTCTTTACAAAGAATGCAAACAACTCTAATGAACCGTTTGCAATGTGGACTGATTCTCCAGCATTAGTATATTCTATGAAGTTGTTGTTTGAGTCAATGTGGAATACATCAAAAAATATTCATTTATAA